Proteins found in one Salvia splendens isolate huo1 chromosome 10, SspV2, whole genome shotgun sequence genomic segment:
- the LOC121750666 gene encoding DNA-directed RNA polymerases I and III subunit RPAC2-like, with protein MEHGSYQDQSQATFTFTDEDHTLANSIRYILNQDPRVSFVGYSIPHPSDARVNIRVQTTGDPAREVLKDSCEDLMHLCKHVTNTFDQAVAEFKSRPKKTVTESMDIDPNNI; from the exons ATGGAGCACGGTTCGTACCAGGATCAGTCGCAAGCAACATTCACATTTACAGACGAGGACCATACTCTAGCAAACTCAATTAGATATATTCTTAATCAAGA CCCCAGAGTATCATTTGTTGGATACAGCATACCACACCCTTCTGATGCTCGGGTGAACATAAGAGTGCAGACTACTG GTGACCCAGCACGCGAGGTGTTGAAAGATTCGTGTGAGGATCTAATGCATCTATGCAAGCATGTTACGAACACCTTTGATCAGGCTGTTGCGGAGTTCAAGAGTAGGCCAAAAAAGACAGTCACAGAATCCATGGATATTGACCCTAATAACATATAG
- the LOC121751098 gene encoding NAC domain-containing protein 83-like produces the protein MDKLNFVRDGGRKLPPGFRFEPTEEEIVFQYLSRKTFSHPLPALVIPEIDVFSMDPWQLAGDSDSEEDMYFFSNAHGCDNESERVTPSGVWKANGSSKKIINSSKRMPIVGIKKSLVFYMRSSTKIVATNWIMHQYCIALPQQEQNNCLVRIGEWSLCRIFMKKGGRQVEDDDANSYSASSSSPNYDPTIFNEVSSST, from the exons ATGGACAAGCTGAATTTTGTTAGAGATGGAGGGAGAAAATTGCCTCCTGGATTTAGGTTTGAGCCCACGGAAGAAGAGATCGTGTTCCAGTACTTGTCGCGTAAAACATTCTCACATCCTCTCCCGGCTCTTGTGATTCCAGAAATCGACGTTTTCAGTATGGATCCATGGCAGCTTGCAG GTGATTCGGATTCGGAGGAGGATATGTATTTCTTCAGCAATGCTCATGGGTGTGACAATGAGAGTGAGAGAGTGACGCCTTCGGGTGTTTGGAAGGCGAATGGATCGTCGAAAAAGATCATTAATTCTTCGAAAAGAATGCCTATAGTTGGGATTAAGAAATCGCTGGTGTTCTACATGAGATCAAGCACCAAGATTGTTGCAACTAATTGGATCATGCATCAATACTGCATTGCCCTTCCACAACAGGAACAG AATAATTGTTTGGTTCGAATTGGAGAGTGGAGTTTGTGCCGTATATTTATGAAGAAAGGAGGCAGGCAAGTTGAGGATGATGATGCAAATTCTTATTCTGCTTCATCATCTTCTCCCAATTATGACCCTACTATTTTCAATGAGGTCTCTTCATCTACATAA
- the LOC121751823 gene encoding pyruvate dehydrogenase E1 component subunit beta-1, mitochondrial-like — MLGILRQRVAAKLNHALNFEQGIGAVALRAYSSSSANKMTVRDAINSALDEEMSADPKVFMMGEEVGEYQGAYKITKGLLDKYGPQRVVDTPITEAGFTGIGVGAAYHGLRPVVEFMTFNFSMQAIDHIINSAAKSNYMSAGQISVPIVFRGPNGAASGVGAQHSQCYAAWFGSCPGLKVLAPYSAEDARGLLKAAIRDPDPVVFLENELLYGESFPVSAETLDSSFCVPIGKAKIEREGKDVTIVAYSKMVGFSLQAADILAKEGINAEVINLRSIRPLDRAAINASVRKTNRLVTVEEGFPQHGVGAEICATVVEDSFEYLDAPVQRIAGADVPTPYAANIERMAFPQVEDIVRAAKRACYRSR; from the exons ATGTTGGGAATTTTAAGGCAAAGGGTGGCTGCCAAACTCAATCATGCTCTG aaTTTTGAGCAAGGGATTGGAGCAGTTGCGTTGAGGGCCTATTCTTCTTCCTCGGCCAATAAG ATGACAGTGCGCGATGCTATAAATTCTGCACTTGATGAAGAAATGTCTGCTGATCCCAAAGTGTTTATGATGGGTGAAGAG GTTGGTGAATATCAGGGTGCATATAAG ATCACCAAAGGCCTTCTGGATAAATACGGTCCTCAGAGGGTTGTTGATACACCCATCACAGAG GCTGGGTTTACTGGGATTGGAGTTGGTGCAGCATATCATGGTCTAAGGCCCGTGGTCGAGTTCATGACTTTTAACTTCTCAATGCAG GCCATCGACCACATCATCAATTCTGCTGCAAAATCGAATTACATGTCTGCTGGGCAGATATCAGTTCCTATTGTTTTCAGGGGCCCGAATGGTGCTGCATCTGGTGTGGGTGCTCAACACTCTCAG TGCTATGCAGCATGGTTTGGTTCATGCCCTGGACTAAAAGTATTGGCTCCATATTCTGCGGAAGACGCTCGAGGCTTGCTTAAAGCTGCCATAAGGGACCCTGATCCTGTTGTATTCCTGGAAAATGAACTGCT ATATGGTGAATCATTTCCTGTCTCAGCTGAAACGCTTGATTCCAGTTTCTGTGTGCCTATCGGAAAAGCTAAG ATTGAACGTGAAGGAAAGGACGTAACAATCGTTGCTTACTCAAAGATGGTCGGATTTTCTCTCCAG GCTGCTGATATTCTTGCAAAAGAAGGGATTAATGCAGAG GTGATAAATCTCCGCTCCATCCGCCCTCTTGACAGAGCTGCTATAAATGCTTCTGTTAGGAAAACAAATAGGCTTGTGACTGTCGAAGAAGGATTCCCTCAACATGGCGTCGGTGCTGAGATCTG TGCTACTGTTGTGGAAGATAGCTTCGAGTATCTTGATGCACCTGTGCAGAGGATTGCGGGGGCTGATGTTCCCACGCCTTATGCTGCGAATATTGAGAGAATGGCTTTTCCACAG GTCGAAGACATTGTTCGTGcagcaaaaagagcctgctacAGGTCAAGATAA
- the LOC121751822 gene encoding probable serine/threonine-protein kinase At1g54610: protein MGCVLAKGVSRKREDRRRKNGDVGRDSGAAAAAVAERRKDKKIVEAPAETSTAAPLPLEFRLKRGVSTGREEWPSWLNDVAGHAIKDWKPRRASTFEKIDKIGQGTYSNVYKAKDLVTGKIVALKKVRFDNLEPETVRFMAREILVLRRLDHPNVIKLEGVAISRMSSSLYLIFEYMEHDLAGLTAFQHVKFTEPQVKCYMKQLLSGLEHCHNNGVLHRDIKCSNLLIDNEGTLRIADFGLASFFNPESKRPMTSRVVTLWYRPPELLLGATRYGVGVDMWSAGCILAELFAGKPIMRGRTEVEQLHKIFKLCGSPPEEYWRKSRLPNATLYKPQQPYKRCLAETFKDFPPSALSLTETFLAIDPDARCSATEALNSEFFTTEPYACEPSSLPKFPPSKEMDIKLRDEESRRQRGLGEKPHITEGNKRTRVRDKSSRAIPVPEANAELQPNLDRLRMMSDAKAKSKSDKFPPPHQDAAVGNHPLDASRNGPLSFSAAETSFASSIFDRRSSRSLRSTISKAATSRSRNDKEEPHRAPARSFMNALYPSSFAWDFGFSRRRIVLDNSRDRR, encoded by the exons ATGGGGTGTGTTCTTGCAAAAGGAGTTTCCAGGAAAAGAGAAGATCGCCGGAGGAAAAACGGTGATGTGGGCCGGGATTCGggagccgccgccgccgccgtggcGGAGAGAAGGAAGGATAAGAAGATCGTGGAGGCTCCAGCTGAGACGTCGACGGCGGCACCGCTCCCCCTGGAGTTCCGGCTGAAGAGGGGTGTCTCCACCGGCCGCGAGGAGTGGCCTTCGTGGCTAAACGACGTCGCCGGCCACGCTATCAAGGATTGGAAACCTCGACGCGCTAGCACCTTCGAGAAGATTGATAAG ATAGGGCAAGGGACCTATAGCAATGTGTATAAGGCTAAGGACTTGGTCACTGGAAAGATAGTGGCCTTGAAGAAAGTAAGATTCGATAACTTGGAGCCCGAGACCGTCAGGTTCATGGCACGAGAGATACTCGTGTTGAGAAGGCTGGATCACCCCAATGTGATTAAGCTTGAAGGTGTGGCGATTTCTAGGATGTCGAGCAGTCTCTATCTTATTTTTGAGTATATGGAGCATGATCTTGCTGGTCTTACTGCATTCCAACATGTCAAGTTCACTGAGCCCCAG GTGAAATGCTATATGAAACAATTACTTTCTGGTCTAGAGCACTGCCACAACAATGGTGTTCTACATCGTGATATCAAGTGCTCTAACTTGCTTATTGACAATGAAGGGACCTTAAGAATAGCTGATTTTGGACTAGCTTCTTTCTTCAATCCAGAAAGCAAGCGGCCCATGACAAGCCGTGTTGTGACCCTTTGGTATCGTCCTCCTGAACTTTTGCTTGGGGCCACTCGTTATGGTGTTGGTGTCGATATGTGGAGCGCTGGATGTATTCTAGCAGAATTATTTGCCGGGAAACCTATAATGCGGGGGCGTACAGAG GTTGAACAACTGCACAAGATATTTAAATTATGCGGTTCTCCACCGGAGGAATACTGGAGGAAATCAAGATTGCCGAATGCAACTCTTTATAAACCCCAGCAACCTTACAAACGTTGCTTAGCAGAAACCTTCAAGGATTTTCCACCATCTGCTCTCTCTCTCACAGAAACTTTTCTTGCCATTGATCCCGATGCACGTTGCAGTGCCACTGAAGCGTTAAATAGTGAA TTTTTCACCACCGAACCTTATGCATGTGAGCCGTCAAGTTTACCAAAATTCCCTCCAAGCAAGGAAATGGATATAAAATTGAGAGATGAAGAATCTAGAAG GCAACGTGGTTTAGGCGAAAAACCTCACATCACAGAGGGAAATAAAAGAACTAGAGTACGTGACAAATCCAGTCGAGCAATTCCAGTTCCAGAAGCAAATGCAGAGCTGCAACCAAACTTAGAC AGATTGAGAATGATGtccgatgccaaagccaaaaGCAAGAGCGACAAATTTCCTCCACCTCATCAGGATGCAGCTGTGGGCAATCATCCTCTTGATGCATCTCGAAATGGCCCTTTATCGTTCAGTGCAGCTGAAACTTCTTTCGCATCTTCAATCTTTGACCGGAGGTCTTCAAGATCTCTACGGAGTACCATATCGAAAGCTGCGACTTCAAGAAGCAGGAATGATAAGGAGGAGCCACATAGGGCTCCTGCTCGGAGCTTCATGAACGCGCTGTATCCCTCCTCCTTTGCCTGGGATTTCGGGTTCAGTCGGAGGCGAATAGTTTTGGACAATAGCAGGGATCGAAGGTAG